The following coding sequences are from one Sphaeramia orbicularis chromosome 11, fSphaOr1.1, whole genome shotgun sequence window:
- the zbtb22b gene encoding zinc finger and BTB domain-containing protein 22b, whose amino-acid sequence MQSLPVEVGSSSAPSDTPGSVVQVCFPSAQASVLDSLNRQRKEGRLCDLSIHVQGHVFKAHRCVLAASSPYFHDQVLLKNMSTVSIPAVMDPLAFESVLSCAYTGQLQMLREDIVNYLTVGSVLQMWHIVDKCTELLKEGRATVGGGSAAGGGVQDGAAVSGGGGSTNPGCSSSNGEGGAGGGAGGGGEGEGGGQAQVIESNEPQRASQPPSRPSVSESQSPSSTNYFSPRDGSSFGGSGAAAAGASVDGGGASNTPGYCTPSGGEEAFLIEEEEEEVEEEEEEVLYHQRKRGRVGGSARRKKMSSVSEQEVGVSDSFGVSSYQDGEESALPPQKRPTYSQPSIMPRKQWVVVKTERTEDDDLIVVSGEEGGEEEEDEDEREMELARERERSDFNISNVRSLSAELGGRAENDMDSQVDYCQSSEDYLKFEGSLMDQTLAQQLHDSAAGQSQSTNRAVSALLGQVQSAASARAQLFPLDMQGNQILLYSQASGLSLDAPPPPLGMAGGMIGGASFKGPGLEHGAVHLSLQGGLGVDGADNGGLGSGGGSSNGSSSSGGSGKVFMCHCGKTFTHKSMRDRHINMHLDLRPFHCPVCAKKFKMKHHLTEHMKTHTGLKPYDCLGCGKKFMWRDSFMRHRSHCERRSGLGEGGEGGSGSEGGRRGGGGGDDGSDLMSSPHLLLSAGEGAQGGILGGGGGRGGVSGSNNSMSNSSGSALSNNMAAAGGLLGVVSHSPGQGQGSGMFGGLALGRGVCDEDVCEVSANDSSVT is encoded by the exons ATGCAGTCCCTGCCAGTGGAGGTGGGCAGCAGCTCCGCCCCCAGCGACACACCTGGCTCGGTGGTGCAGGTGTGCTTCCCCAGCGCTCAGGCTTCGGTGCTGGACAGCCTGAACCGGCAGCGGAAGGAAGGCAGACTCTGTGACCTGTCCATCCACGTCCAGGGACATGTGTTCAAGGCTCACCGCTGCGTCCTGGCCGCCTCCTCACCTTACTTCCACGACCAG GTGCTTCTGAAGAACATGTCTACAGTCTCCATCCCGGCTGTGATGGACCCGCTGGCGTTTGAGAGCGTGCTGAGCTGCGCCTACACGGGCCAGCTCCAGATGCTGCGCGAGGACATCGTGAACTACCTCACTGTGGGCAGCGTCCTGCAGATGTGGCACATCGTGGACAAATGCACCGAGCTGCTGAAGGAGGGACGGGCCACGGTGGGAGGAGGGAGCGCTGCAGGAGGTGGTGTGCAGGACGGGGCCGCTGTCAGTGGAGGAGGAGGGTCTACGAACCCCGGCTGCAGCAGCAGCAACGGTGAGGGTGGTGCAGGCGGTGGTGCAGGCGGTGGAGGTGAAGGTGAAGGCGGAGGTCAAGCCCAGGTCATCGAGTCCAATGAGCCCCAACGCGCCTCCCAGCCCCCCAGCCGGCCTTCGGTCAGCGAGAGCCAGTCGCCCAGCAGCACCAACTACTTCAGCCCCAGGGATGGGAGCAGCTTTGGGGGGAGTGGTGCTGCTGCAGCCGGGGCCTCAGTGGACGGAGGAGGGGCCAGCAACACCCCCGGCTACTGCACGCCGTCCGGAGGAGAGGAGGCCTTTCTCattgaggaagaggaggaggaggtagaggaggaagaggaggaggtgttgTACCACcaaaggaagagaggaagagtagGAGGCAGCGCAAGGAGGAAGAAAATGAGCTCAGTGTCAGAGCAGGAGGTCGGGGTCAGTGATAGCTTCGGTGTGTCATCCTACCAG GACGGGGAGGAGTCGGCCTTACCCCCACAGAAGCGTCCCACCTACAGTCAGCCCAGCATCATGCCTCGCAAGCAGTGGGTGGTGGTGAAAACCGAGCGCACCGAGGACGACGACCTCATTGTGGTGTccggggaggagggaggggaagaagaggaggacgaaGATGAGAGGGAGATGGAACTGGCCCGAGAACGGGAACGAAGTGACTTCAACATCTCCAATGTGAGGAGCCTTTCAGCCGAGCTGGGAGGCAGAGCGGAGAACGACATGGATTCACAG GTGGACTACTGCCAGTCTTCAGAAGACTACCTCAAGTTTGAAGGAAGTTTAATGGACCAGACTTTAGCGCAGCAGCTTCATGACAGCGCTGCAGGTCAGAGTCAGAGCACTAACCGTGCAGTGTCAGCGCTGCTGGGCCAGGTCCAGTCTGCAGCCTCGGCCCGAGCCCAGCTCTTCCCCCTGGACATGCAGGGGAACCAGATCCTCCTATACAGCCAGGCGTCTGGACTCTCCCTggatgctcctcctcctcctctggggaTGGCGGGCGGTATGATCGGAGGCGCCTCCTTCAAAGGTCCCGGTCTGGAGCACGGCGCGGTCCACCTGTCACTGCAGGGCGGTTTGGGAGTCGACGGGGCCGACAACGGGGGGCTCGGAAGTGGAGGTGGAAGCAGCaacggcagcagcagcagtggaggTTCAGGGAAAGTGTTCATGTGTCACTGTGGAAAAACCTTCACGCACAAGAGCATGAGGGACCGCCACATCAACATGCACCTGGACCTGAGGCCCTTCCACTGCCCCGTCTGCGCCAAGAAGTTCAAGATGAAACATCACCTCACTGAGCACATGAAGACGCACACGGGCCTCAAGCCGTACGACTGCCTCGGCTGCGGGAAGAAGTTCATGTGGCGCGACAGCTTCATGAGGCACCGCTCACACTGCGAGAGGCGCAGCGGGCTCGGAGAGGGAGGCGAAGGCGGGAGCGGCagtgagggagggaggagaggtggaggaggaggtgacgaTGGGTCGGATTTGATGTCCTCCCCCCACCTGCTCCTGTCAGCAGGTGAGGGAGCTCAGGGTGGGATTCTGggtggagggggagggaggggaggggt CAGCGGCAGCAACAACAGCATGAGTAACAGCAGCGGCTCTGCCCTGAGCAACAACATGGCCGCCGCAGGGG